The DNA sequence AGGGGTTCCTGCTGCTGGAGGATCTGGGCGACGATCTGGTGGCCCGCGTGCTGGCCGACAGGCCCGATCTGGGTCCGCTGATCCACGACCGCATCACCGACCTCCTGGTCGACCTGCACCGCCAGCCGGTCCCCGCTTTCGTGGCGCCGCTGGACGGTGCGGCGATGGGCGATCTGGCGGCGCTGTTCGTCGATTGTTATCCGGGGGCCGACCTGCCGGACCTGGCCATGCTGATCGCCGATCTGCACGACCGCCTGTGCGGCGATCTGCCCCCCGCCATCAGCCTGCGCGATTTCCATGCCGAGAACCTGGTCTGGCGCGGCGACGCGCCCCTGGGCCTGCTGGACTATCAGGACGCGGTGGCCGCGCATCCGGCCTATGACCTGGTATCCGCCCTGCAGGACGCGCGCCGCGACGTGGACCCGGCCACGGAACAGGCACAGATCGCCCGCTATCTGGCCGCGACCGGCGTGGCCGAGGCCCCGTTCCGCGCGGCCTATGCCCTGATCGGCGCACAGCGGGCGCTTCGCATCCTGGGTGTCTTTGCCCGGCTGGCGATCCGGGACGGCAAGCCGCGCTATCTGGCCTTCATGCCGCGGGTCTGGGCGCATCTGCAGCGCGACCTGGCGCATCCGGCGCTGGCGCCTCTGCGGGCCATGCTGGCGAACGTGCCCGCCCCCGACGCCGCCCTGCGCGAAAGGATCGCCCGATGCCGTCCCTGATGATCTTTGCCGCGGGCCTGGGCACGCGGATGCGCCCGCTGACCGACGACCGGCCGAAACCGTTGATCCCGGTTT is a window from the Paracoccus marcusii genome containing:
- the tsaE gene encoding tRNA (adenosine(37)-N6)-threonylcarbamoyltransferase complex ATPase subunit type 1 TsaE, which encodes MNTRLIATETLTAALARMLAAQIAPPATILLDGPVGAGKTHFARAFIRARQGDAAEDVPSPTFTLVQTYDDPMGTQIWHADLYRLTDPSELTELGLNEAMEDAICLIEWPDRLDHVPPGAITIAIGADPDPDLRRIDMAFPGADRLAARATFVLAAGHGDARVLPLAGDASARRYFRLPGVGVLMDDPSGSVGPFLTMTDWLRGRGFGAPRVLAQDADQGFLLLEDLGDDLVARVLADRPDLGPLIHDRITDLLVDLHRQPVPAFVAPLDGAAMGDLAALFVDCYPGADLPDLAMLIADLHDRLCGDLPPAISLRDFHAENLVWRGDAPLGLLDYQDAVAAHPAYDLVSALQDARRDVDPATEQAQIARYLAATGVAEAPFRAAYALIGAQRALRILGVFARLAIRDGKPRYLAFMPRVWAHLQRDLAHPALAPLRAMLANVPAPDAALRERIARCRP